Proteins from a single region of Polynucleobacter sp. KF022:
- a CDS encoding phospholipid carrier-dependent glycosyltransferase, protein MKYFFKQCLPYFFIWAFLIALFYGTGYNRNWSFWADQELTLGYNGLLINSGLNQEYVDHPGFFSIHLIALILKASNFLGLSDISNITQFNQAPTIFDAMRYLVISARHAALVSTLVLVSGIYYLSNKIFKSTFIALLVAFLAFISNGVFYHFTAMRTEPIAFMFLMLALYYFIASYQKNTLKSYCLLQLCLFCFFCAALNKAQILVLAPFYFCWAAYFVPNAVSPEKESAHHIFFIFTAALSYILLLFFYSPRSTGLGFIFNVLLVSFFNFLIAVIAINVRRYNTFIAITIFNVCYLVAFLLVEFTSTQINLGISIFGNIADPMSMTRFLKGSESAFMANPFSSDGLLNTLNFLISPLVETFGKFSSPTLLIGFSVGYLIYYRHSITQKEWWFFGFTLASFYIVNLVNKIRYIDNPHYRIFSEFFLFTFALLLIYKMPQRTQKRTLSILIFLTLLANLVPYTNYYNWLIRKGSHPFCKSGLIQYHQQMDIKRIEAECAQPSSEQ, encoded by the coding sequence ATGAAATATTTTTTCAAACAGTGTCTACCTTATTTTTTTATATGGGCTTTCCTGATAGCGCTGTTCTATGGCACTGGATATAATCGCAACTGGTCCTTTTGGGCTGATCAAGAACTAACTCTAGGCTATAACGGCCTTCTAATTAACTCCGGTCTGAATCAAGAATATGTCGATCACCCTGGGTTCTTTTCCATTCATTTGATCGCTTTGATACTAAAAGCCAGTAACTTTTTAGGCTTAAGTGATATCTCTAACATTACTCAGTTTAATCAGGCGCCAACGATATTTGATGCCATGCGTTACCTAGTAATTTCTGCAAGACACGCTGCATTAGTGAGTACTCTTGTATTGGTTTCTGGTATTTACTACCTGAGCAATAAAATCTTTAAGAGCACCTTCATTGCTCTGTTGGTTGCTTTTTTAGCTTTCATAAGTAATGGTGTTTTTTATCACTTTACTGCGATGCGCACAGAGCCCATCGCCTTTATGTTTTTAATGCTGGCGCTTTACTACTTCATCGCTAGCTATCAAAAAAATACTCTTAAGTCTTACTGCTTGCTACAGCTCTGCCTTTTTTGTTTTTTCTGCGCAGCACTCAATAAAGCACAAATTCTTGTACTGGCCCCTTTTTACTTTTGCTGGGCTGCTTACTTCGTTCCAAATGCGGTTTCCCCTGAAAAAGAAAGTGCTCATCATATTTTCTTCATTTTTACAGCAGCGCTATCCTACATTCTCTTACTTTTCTTTTATTCACCTCGATCAACAGGGTTGGGTTTTATTTTTAACGTGCTGTTAGTCAGCTTTTTCAATTTTCTTATTGCAGTCATTGCAATTAATGTTCGGCGCTACAACACCTTTATAGCAATCACTATTTTTAATGTGTGCTACTTGGTTGCCTTTCTTCTCGTAGAGTTTACTAGCACTCAAATCAATCTAGGTATATCTATTTTTGGAAATATTGCTGATCCAATGAGCATGACTCGTTTTCTTAAGGGGTCGGAGAGTGCATTTATGGCAAACCCATTCTCAAGCGATGGTTTACTCAATACGCTGAATTTCCTCATCAGCCCACTAGTAGAGACTTTCGGCAAATTCTCATCGCCTACCCTACTAATTGGATTTTCTGTAGGCTACCTGATTTACTACCGCCATAGCATTACACAAAAAGAATGGTGGTTTTTTGGCTTTACTCTAGCTAGTTTTTATATCGTCAATTTGGTCAACAAAATTCGATATATCGATAACCCTCACTACCGGATTTTCTCTGAGTTTTTTCTGTTTACTTTTGCACTCTTGCTGATTTATAAAATGCCACAACGTACTCAAAAAAGAACGCTGAGTATTTTGATTTTTCTTACTTTGCTCGCTAATTTAGTGCCCTATACCAATTACTACAATTGGCTCATTCGAAAAGGTTCTCATCCCTTTTGCAAATCTGGTCTCATCCAATATCACCAGCAAATGGATATCAAGAGAATTGAGGCGGAATGCGCTCAACCCTCTTCCGAGCAATAG
- a CDS encoding DUF308 domain-containing protein, protein MAELSTAQIQEIRTKVLGAAAKIPGALIGLGILFIVLGMIGIAGQTLFSFISVNVLGIFLFSGGLLQGAHALKSHGWKSVGVQLILAALYIAAAIFTWAFPIPALEAITLWLAAIFFVTGALRLISAFQYRHFREWFWLVLSSAISILMGVLIMNGYPESSLWLPGMLIAIELLLQGWSLLFMGLAARSLTK, encoded by the coding sequence ATGGCCGAACTATCAACCGCTCAGATTCAAGAGATCCGTACAAAAGTATTGGGCGCTGCCGCCAAAATTCCAGGCGCATTAATTGGCCTGGGAATTTTATTTATCGTTCTGGGCATGATCGGTATTGCAGGTCAAACCTTATTCTCATTTATCTCGGTTAATGTGTTGGGCATTTTCTTATTTTCTGGTGGCCTTCTTCAGGGTGCTCATGCTCTCAAGTCGCATGGCTGGAAAAGTGTTGGCGTACAGCTGATTTTGGCAGCACTTTATATTGCAGCAGCAATCTTCACTTGGGCATTTCCAATTCCAGCGCTAGAGGCAATCACGCTTTGGTTGGCTGCGATCTTTTTTGTGACCGGCGCTTTACGTTTGATCTCCGCGTTTCAGTATCGTCACTTTCGTGAATGGTTCTGGTTGGTATTGTCTTCAGCAATCTCCATTTTGATGGGCGTACTCATCATGAATGGTTATCCAGAGTCTAGCCTTTGGTTGCCTGGTATGTTGATTGCGATTGAGCTCTTATTGCAAGGTTGGTCATTGTTGTTTATGGGATTAGCGGCACGCTCACTTACTAAATAA
- a CDS encoding acyltransferase codes for MKKVAPLFLIDLLKVFAALLIILHHLSSYGQIAEDARRVLPGLMTWLFEYGRYAVQIFLVMAGYLAAQSLSRYANLKFSANSLLKLILNRYLRLFAPYAIALIFTIACAYIARLWVNDEFIGESETLSQFLAHLFFIQGILGLDSISAGAWYVAIDWQLYSVLAILLISFPRYQALIWLISVLAVSSLLFFNRSADYEAYFIYFIGSYGLGVLAYLASRFQDAGIQRFAKVALILIGLIIAAASFQQVWLRNFLAWFVALALYLWGDTQYPKAIIQKGWAKAIAWGSQRSYSAFLIHFAFILLANTIYIASGIHAHESGALAITLILAVVITSVIAANYLYRWIEVPANKLKI; via the coding sequence TTGAAGAAAGTAGCCCCGCTTTTTCTGATTGATCTCCTAAAGGTCTTTGCGGCCTTGTTAATCATCCTGCATCACCTCTCTAGTTATGGGCAAATTGCCGAGGATGCACGCCGCGTTCTTCCGGGTCTGATGACTTGGCTATTTGAGTATGGGCGCTATGCTGTGCAAATCTTCCTAGTGATGGCCGGATATTTGGCCGCTCAATCTTTGAGTCGTTACGCTAACCTCAAATTTAGTGCCAATAGTTTGCTCAAGCTCATTCTGAATCGTTATCTGCGCTTGTTTGCACCATACGCTATCGCACTTATTTTTACTATTGCGTGCGCATATATTGCGCGCCTCTGGGTCAATGATGAATTCATTGGGGAATCAGAAACGCTATCGCAATTTTTGGCGCACCTCTTTTTTATCCAAGGAATCTTGGGTCTTGATTCGATTTCTGCTGGCGCTTGGTATGTCGCGATTGATTGGCAGCTGTATTCCGTGCTGGCAATTTTGTTAATCTCTTTTCCGAGATATCAAGCATTGATTTGGTTAATTAGCGTTCTAGCCGTTAGTTCTTTGCTGTTCTTTAATCGTTCGGCTGACTATGAAGCCTATTTCATTTACTTTATTGGCTCATATGGTTTAGGAGTTTTAGCTTACTTAGCAAGTCGCTTTCAAGATGCAGGTATCCAGCGCTTTGCTAAGGTGGCATTGATTTTGATTGGTTTAATTATTGCTGCAGCTTCATTCCAACAAGTTTGGCTCAGAAATTTCCTTGCTTGGTTTGTGGCCCTGGCTTTGTATTTATGGGGTGATACTCAATATCCTAAAGCCATTATTCAGAAGGGCTGGGCAAAGGCTATCGCCTGGGGAAGCCAGCGCTCTTACTCTGCATTCTTAATTCACTTCGCATTTATTTTGCTGGCCAACACCATCTACATTGCATCAGGAATACACGCGCATGAAAGTGGTGCGTTAGCAATAACATTAATACTAGCGGTAGTTATAACTAGTGTGATTGCAGCAAATTATCTTTATCGCTGGATAGAGGTTCCAGCAAATAAACTCAAGATCTAA
- the yjgA gene encoding ribosome biogenesis factor YjgA translates to MHINEKNRTPKLVEADEGPSKSELKRQMTERQKLAEVLAALSSDALKTIPLDEAIKAAIAETNKIKSFEAIRRHKQYLGKLMRFLDDEELDAIQKRLDAIQGVSKAETAKLHFLESYRERLIANDEAFTKMIEQYPDMDIQNMRTLIRNARKEKEQNKPPKAYREIFRALKDMGL, encoded by the coding sequence ATGCATATTAATGAGAAGAATCGCACTCCCAAGCTAGTTGAGGCTGATGAGGGCCCCAGCAAGTCAGAGCTAAAGCGCCAAATGACTGAGCGCCAAAAGCTGGCCGAAGTATTGGCCGCCTTGAGTAGCGATGCCCTCAAAACCATTCCGCTAGATGAGGCAATTAAGGCCGCGATTGCCGAAACCAACAAGATTAAAAGTTTTGAGGCAATCCGTCGCCATAAGCAATACCTTGGCAAACTCATGCGCTTCTTAGATGATGAAGAGTTGGATGCGATTCAGAAACGCTTGGACGCGATCCAAGGTGTTAGCAAGGCAGAGACTGCCAAACTGCACTTTCTCGAAAGCTATCGCGAGCGGCTGATTGCAAACGATGAAGCTTTCACCAAAATGATTGAGCAATATCCTGATATGGATATTCAAAACATGCGCACCTTGATTCGTAATGCACGCAAGGAAAAAGAGCAAAACAAGCCACCTAAGGCTTATCGCGAGATCTTCCGCGCACTGAAGGATATGGGGCTGTAA